The following proteins come from a genomic window of Salvia hispanica cultivar TCC Black 2014 chromosome 4, UniMelb_Shisp_WGS_1.0, whole genome shotgun sequence:
- the LOC125219802 gene encoding PRA1 family protein A1-like encodes MDWSNVTAEDLVEALREVDWSTPPRPFSEFFSRFTVPRSQTKWTSRLKCNLYYYRTNYFLMIILILGMGFLRRPLAIVAALTTALSIGLLNDSFAATFSEKITRTIRQFSPHLAAKLRAPLAPVIRGRPSTKRAIFICGRPRWVSVLAFSGVSFFLWIVSCGALMVLWALAIGLLATLLHASFRTPNLKARLNTFREEFRAVWRNYSDL; translated from the exons ATGGATTGGAGTAACGTGACGGCTGAGGATCTGGTGGAGGCGTTGCGAGAAGTGGACTGGTCCACGCCGCCGCGTCCCTTCTCGGAATTCTTCTCCCGATTCACCGTCCCCCGCTCCCAGACCAAATGGACCAGTCGCCTCAAGTGCAATCTCTACTA CTACAGGACTAATTATTTCTTGATGATCATACTCATTCTTG GGATGGGATTTCTTAGGAGGCCGCTTGCTATTGTTGCCGCACTGACTACTGCTTTGAGCATAGGGCTTCTGAATGATAG TTTTGCAGCTACTTTCAGTGAAAAGATCACAAGAACTATCAGGCAGTTTTCTCCTCATTTAGCTGCTAAACTTAGAGCTCCCCTTGC GCCTGTTATTCGTGGGCGCCCTTCTACAAAACGAGCAATATTTATATGTGGACGGCCTCGATGGGTATCTGTTTTGGCATTTTCTGGAG TTAGTTTCTTCCTATGGATTGTTTCTTGTGGTGCTCTTATGGTCTTGTGGGCACTTGCTATTGGCCTTCTCG CTACATTGCTTCATGCAAGCTTTAGAACACCAAACCTGAAAGCTCGTCTGAACACATTCCGCGAAGAATTCCGTGCTGTGTGGCGCAATTATAGTGATCTGTAG
- the LOC125224221 gene encoding uncharacterized protein LOC125224221 isoform X1 translates to MQFVYILPGWEGSAGDSRVLRDALSRPNGFRVPQGCYYLCDSAYANCPGFLTPYKGVRYHLKEWGVGDAAPHDPKELFNMRHSKARNIIERAFAVLKMRWGLLRSCSFYPIQTQIRLIMACFLLHNFIRREMSTDPVEIALDVDVPMVVNGAPYVANNYVDCVDPSPEWTALRDAIAQEMWNTR, encoded by the exons ATGCAGTTCGTCTATATCCTACCTGGTTGGGAAGGGTCTGCCGGTGATTCAAGAGTGCTGAGGGACGCCTTATCTAGGCCCAATGGGTTCAGAGTCCCGCAAG GTTGTTACTATCTCTGCGACAGTGCATACGCTAATTGCCCCGGCTTCTTGACGCCGTACAAAGGGGTGCGATACCACCTGAAGGAATGGGGGGTTGGCGACGCAGCTCCACATGATCCTAAGGAGCTGTTTAACATGCGTCACAGCAAGGCTCGAAACATTATTGAACGCGCCTTTGCTGTGTTGAAGATGCGTTGGGGGTTGTTGCGTAGTTGCTCTTTTTAtccaattcaaacacaaatcAGATTGATCATGGCATGTTTCCTTCTTCATAATTTCATCCGCAGGGAGATGAGTACAGATCCCGTGGAAATCGCCCTCGATGTTGATGTTCCAATGGTCGTTAATGGAGCGCCTTATGTTGCTAACAACTACGTTGACTGTGTCGACCCATCACCGGAGTGGACTGCACTACGTGACGCCATAGCGCAGGAGATGTGGAATACTAGATAG
- the LOC125224221 gene encoding uncharacterized protein LOC125224221 isoform X2, whose protein sequence is MQFVYILPGWEGSAGDSRVLRDALSRPNGFRVPQGCYYLCDSAYANCPGFLTPYKGVRYHLKEWGVGDAAPHDPKELFNMRHSKARNIIERAFAVLKMRWGEMSTDPVEIALDVDVPMVVNGAPYVANNYVDCVDPSPEWTALRDAIAQEMWNTR, encoded by the exons ATGCAGTTCGTCTATATCCTACCTGGTTGGGAAGGGTCTGCCGGTGATTCAAGAGTGCTGAGGGACGCCTTATCTAGGCCCAATGGGTTCAGAGTCCCGCAAG GTTGTTACTATCTCTGCGACAGTGCATACGCTAATTGCCCCGGCTTCTTGACGCCGTACAAAGGGGTGCGATACCACCTGAAGGAATGGGGGGTTGGCGACGCAGCTCCACATGATCCTAAGGAGCTGTTTAACATGCGTCACAGCAAGGCTCGAAACATTATTGAACGCGCCTTTGCTGTGTTGAAGATGCGTTGGGG GGAGATGAGTACAGATCCCGTGGAAATCGCCCTCGATGTTGATGTTCCAATGGTCGTTAATGGAGCGCCTTATGTTGCTAACAACTACGTTGACTGTGTCGACCCATCACCGGAGTGGACTGCACTACGTGACGCCATAGCGCAGGAGATGTGGAATACTAGATAG